The segment TACAACTCGGCGGGACCGGCATCCAGACCAGCGAACTCCAGTTTGGCACGTGGCGCTTCGGCAAGGAGACCGAGGAGGGTAACGTCGAAATAGACGAGGACCGCGCCTACGAACTCTTGGACGCCTACGCCGACGCTGGCGGGCGATACATCGACACCGCCGACGTGTACGGCAGAGGAAAAGCCGAGGAGTGGATAGGAAACTGGCTCGCAGACCGCCAGCGCGAGCGGTTCACCGTCGCGTCCAAAATCTACTGGCAGATTCGGGACGGCGACCCCAACAGTCGAGGTACCAACCGCAAGAACATCCGCCACCGAGTTGACGAGATTCTGGACCGCCTCGACACCGACTACATCGACGTGCTGTACATCCACCGGTGGGACGACCAGACCGACGCCCGCGAGATGATGAAGACGCTGAACGGTCTCGTGGAGGCCGGGAAGGTCCACTATCTGGGGGCCTCGACGCTCCGCCCGAATGCGTGGAAAGTGGCGAAGGCCAACCAGATAGCCAAGTCGGAAGGGTGGGAACCGTTCACGGTCCTCCAGCCGCGGTACAACCTCGTGGACCGCGAAATCGAAGGAGACTACTTGGAGATGGCCCGTCAAGAGAATCTGGCCGTCTGTCCGTGGAGTCCCCTTGGACAGGGCTTCCTGACCGGGAAGTACTCCCGCGACGAGGGCCTGACCGGCGAGTCGCGCGCTGTCGAATCGAGTCGCTTCGAGGAGTCGTACCTGACCGAGGAGAACTTCGACCTGCACGACGAACTCGACGCGGTGGCCGACGAAGTGGACGCGACCCCGGCCCAGACCGCGCTGGCGTGGCTTTCCCACCGCGACGGCGTGACCGCGCCCATCGTCGGCGCTCGCACTATCGAGCAGTTGGACGAAAATCTCTCCGCCGCCGCAATCGACCTCTCGGACGAGCAGGTCGAGCGCCTCACCGAGGCCAAGGGCGGCCCCTACGCCGGCCTCTGAGGTCGGCGACGGCGGTGCTTGCGGGCGAAATCAGCTCTCTAAGGTCGCGTCGAGCGTGATTTCCGGCCCGGCCAGCGCCTTCGACACCGGGCAGTTGTCCTTGGCGCGCTGGGCGAGTTCGTCAAAGGTGTCGTCGTCGATGTCCGGAA is part of the Halorussus lipolyticus genome and harbors:
- a CDS encoding aldo/keto reductase translates to MTDSEALDLDFVQLGGTGIQTSELQFGTWRFGKETEEGNVEIDEDRAYELLDAYADAGGRYIDTADVYGRGKAEEWIGNWLADRQRERFTVASKIYWQIRDGDPNSRGTNRKNIRHRVDEILDRLDTDYIDVLYIHRWDDQTDAREMMKTLNGLVEAGKVHYLGASTLRPNAWKVAKANQIAKSEGWEPFTVLQPRYNLVDREIEGDYLEMARQENLAVCPWSPLGQGFLTGKYSRDEGLTGESRAVESSRFEESYLTEENFDLHDELDAVADEVDATPAQTALAWLSHRDGVTAPIVGARTIEQLDENLSAAAIDLSDEQVERLTEAKGGPYAGL